One region of Quercus lobata isolate SW786 chromosome 2, ValleyOak3.0 Primary Assembly, whole genome shotgun sequence genomic DNA includes:
- the LOC115976715 gene encoding GPI ethanolamine phosphate transferase 1 isoform X1, whose protein sequence is MGGSDGILGNRDIERSKATIGSNSTRRKWLKRRETWLVVLGVILHAVYMLSIFDIYFKTPIVHGMDPVTPRFNAPAKRLVLLVADGLRADKFFEPDSEGNYRAPFLRSIIKGKGRWGVSHARPPTESRPGHVALIAGFYEDPSAVTKGWKANPVEFDSVFNRSHHTFAFGSPDIVPIFCGAVPHSTWNTYPHEYEDFATDASFLDEWSFDQFQSLLNRSNEDSKLKELLLQDNLVIFLHLLGCDSNGHAHRPFSSIYLNNVKVVDSIAERVYHMVEDHFKDNRTAYIFTADHGMSDKGSHGDGHPSNTDTPLVAWGAGVKNPKPISGTNHSHCNFRFVDEHIHDAPTPVEWGLNEIERVDVNQADIAPLMSTLVGLPCPVNSVGSLPLDYINMTEMEEVEAVVSNTKQVLNQFLRKSYIKQSNSLYFKPFKQLANYSAVLDQIERLISFRNYEAAMKLSENLRSLALQGLHYFQTYDWLMLMTIITLGYIGWMIYLFVHVLQSYTSMPGNISRKEQAARQRSYTGKINLCGCLFMGALSILLFLEHSPPLYHAYTTMTVFLWTRIINEYWSIRALWIYLRGRKFNYIIKLVVTSAVALFILELLVNSFTDRKLYTWCFLITGAIASLYLLKSIPWRSGIPIFVCIACWFLSIFTLMPAQIPDNNQLVIASGAMIILIGLVARWLDLHAEGNKFWLSISNHGVKRPKFPMLFHLQALLVGLSSVMVSLSTSHRTEKQELLALHQLINWAIAGFSMVLPLFSANGLLSRLTSIFLGFAPPFLLLSIGYEAVFYGALALVLMAWILFENTVLYLSKVKKPSSSIKIVEDHLTLDHDTRCLQLSDVRIPLIFMVLFNVAFFGTGNFASIASFEISSVYRFITVFSPFLMAALLVFKLFIPFLLVICAFSSITKLHQIPRLGCYFLVISFSDVMTIHFFFLVRNTGSWMEIGNSISHFGIVSAQVVFVLLLFALTNVYTKDIKCDSALESSQKAM, encoded by the exons ATGGGAGGTAGCGATGGGATCTTAGGCAACAGGGACATAGAAAGAAGCAAAGCAACTATAGGCAGCAACAGCACAAGAAGAAAATGGCTGAAGAGGCGAGAGACATGGCTTGTGGTTCTGGGTGTCATTCTTCACGCTGTTTACATGCTCAGTATCTTCGATATCTACTTCAAGACCCCCATTGTTCATGGCATGGACCCTGTCACTCCTCGCTTCAATGCCCCAGCCAAGCGCCTCGTGCTACTCGTTG cTGATGGTTTGCGTGCCGACAAGTTCTTTGAGCCTGATTCTGAAGGAAATTACAGAGCTCCATTTTTAAGAAGCATTATTAAAGGGAAAGGTCGCTGGGGAGTATCACATGCACGCCCTCCAACAGAGTCGAGACCTGGACATGTTGCTCTAATCGCTGGTTTCTATGAGGATCCAAGTGCAGTTACAAAAG GATGGAAAGCTAATCCAGTTGAATTTGATTCAGTATTTAATAGAAGCCACCATACATTTGCTTTTGGGAGTCCTGACATTGTTCCAATATTCTGCGGTGCTGTGCCACACAGCACATGGAATACCTATCCTCATGAGTATGAAGACTTTGCAACTG ATGCATCCTTTTTGGATGAGTGGTCTTTTGATCAATTTCAGAGCCTTTTAAATAGGTCCAATGAAGACTCAAAGTTGAAGGAGTTACTTCTACAGGATAATCTTGTAATATTTCTGCACCTACTTGGTTGTGATTCAAATGGTCATGCTCATAGGCCCTTTTCCTCCATCTATCTCAATAATGTAAAGGTTGTTGACTCTATAGCTGAAAGGGTTTATCATATGGTTGAAGATCATTTCAAGGACAACCGTACGGCATATATATTTACAGCTGATCATGGAATGAGTGACAAAG GAAGCCATGGAGATGGGCATCCTTCAAACACTGATACTCCCCTTGTTGCTTGGGGAGCTGGTGTTAAAAATCCCAAGCCAATATCAGGCACCAACCATTCTCATTGCAATTTTCGTTTTGTTGATGAACATATTCATGACGCACCGACACCCGTAGAATGGGGCCTTAATGAAATTGAAAGGGTGGATGTCAATCAAGCTGATATTGCACCACTCATG TCCACACTTGTTGGTTTGCCATGCCCTGTTAACTCAGTTGGAAGTCTACCCCTTGATTACATAAACATGACTGAG ATGGAAGAAGTTGAAGCTGTGGTATCAAATACAAAGCAAGTTCTCAACCAGTTTCTTCGCAAGTCGT ATATAAAGCAGTCAAATTCACTTTATTTCAAGCCTTTCAAGCAACTGGCCAATTATTCTGCTGTACTGGATCAAATTGAGCGTCTAATATCATTTAGAAACTATGAAGCTGCTATGAAGCTATCCGAAAATCTCAGAAGCTTGGCGCTTCAAGGACTTCATTATTTTCAAACTTATGACTGGCTGATGCTTATGACCATAATCACTCTTGGGTATATTGGTTGGATGATATATCTTTTTGTCCATGTGCTGCAATCTTATACTTCAATGCCAGGAAATATATCAAGAAAGGAGCAAGCAGCTCGTCAGAGAAGTTATACTGGAAAG ATAAACCTATGTGGATGTCTTTTCATGGGAGCACTTTCTATTCTACTTTTTCTGGAGCACTCTCCTCCCCTTTACCATGCATATACTACAATGACGGTATTCTTGTGGACCAGAATAATTAATGAATATTGGTCCATAAGAGCATTATGGATATACTTACGTGGAAGAAAATTCAACTATATCATTAAACTTGTAGTCACCAGTGCTGTGGCATTGTTCATTCTAGAACTTCTG GTGAATAGCTTCACTGACAGGAAGCTCTACACTTGGTGCTTCCTGATCACAGGGGCCATAGCTTCTCTTTATCTTCTTAAGTCAATTCCATGGAGATCTGGAATACCAATCTTTGTCTGCATTGCATGTTGGTTTTTGTCCATATTTACTTTGATGCCAGCACAAATTCCTGATAATAATCAATTAGT AATTGCAAGTGGAGCTATGATTATCTTGATAGGGTTAGTTGCAAGGTGGCTAGATCTGCATGCTGAAGGTAATAAGTTCTGGCTGAGCATCTCTAATCATGGAGTGAAGAGACCCAAGTTTCCCATGCTCTTTCATTTACAG gCACTTTTGGTTGGGTTATCTTCAGTTATGGTGTCTTTATCAACGTCTCACAGAACAGAAAAGCAAGAACTGCTTGCATTACACCAGTTGATAAATTGGGCTATAGCTG gTTTTTCGATGGTTCTCCCATTATTTTCAGCAAATGGCCTCTTGTCTCGGCTTACTTCTATATTTCTAGGTTTTGCACCTCCGTTCCTTCTTCTATCTATTGG ATATGAAGCTGTCTTCTATGGTGCTCTTGCTCTTGTACTAATGGCATGGATACTATTTGAAAACACAGTTCTATACCTAAGTAAGGTTAAAAAACCATCGTCTTCAATAAAAATTGTGGAGGATCATCTCACTCTTGATCATGATACTAGATGCTTGCAGCTATCTGATGTGAGGATTCCTTTAATCTTT ATGGTTTTATTCAATGTTGCCTTCTTTGGAACgggaaattttgcaagcattgcTAGTTTTGAGATTTCATCTGTCTATCGGTTCATTACTGTGTTCAGC CCATTTCTGATGGCAGCCCTACTTGTATTCAAGCTATTTATACCATTCTTGCTTGTCAT ATGTGCTTTCAGTTCCATAACCAAACTACACCAAATTCCACGTTTGGGATGCTATTTTCTCGTTATATCATTTTCAGACGTAATGACCATTCACTTCTTTTTCCTG GTCCGGAACACGGGAAGTTGGATGGAAATTGGTAATAGCATCAGTCACTTTGGAATAGTGAGTGCCCAAGTTGTATTTGTTCTGTTGCTGTTTGCCCTCACAAATGTATACACAAAAGATATCAAGTGCGATTCAGCACTCGAATCTTCTCAGAAAGCAATGTAA
- the LOC115976715 gene encoding GPI ethanolamine phosphate transferase 1 isoform X2, with protein sequence MGGSDGILGNRDIERSKATIGSNSTRRKWLKRRETWLVVLGVILHAVYMLSIFDIYFKTPIVHGMDPVTPRFNAPAKRLVLLVADGLRADKFFEPDSEGNYRAPFLRSIIKGKGRWGVSHARPPTESRPGHVALIAGFYEDPSAVTKGWKANPVEFDSVFNRSHHTFAFGSPDIVPIFCGAVPHSTWNTYPHEYEDFATDASFLDEWSFDQFQSLLNRSNEDSKLKELLLQDNLVIFLHLLGCDSNGHAHRPFSSIYLNNVKVVDSIAERVYHMVEDHFKDNRTAYIFTADHGMSDKGSHGDGHPSNTDTPLVAWGAGVKNPKPISGTNHSHCNFRFVDEHIHDAPTPVEWGLNEIERVDVNQADIAPLMSTLVGLPCPVNSVGSLPLDYINMTEMEEVEAVVSNTKQVLNQFLRKSYIKQSNSLYFKPFKQLANYSAVLDQIERLISFRNYEAAMKLSENLRSLALQGLHYFQTYDWLMLMTIITLGYIGWMIYLFVHVLQSYTSMPGNISRKEQAARQRSYTGKINLCGCLFMGALSILLFLEHSPPLYHAYTTMTVFLWTRIINEYWSIRALWIYLRGRKFNYIIKLVVTSAVALFILELLVNSFTDRKLYTWCFLITGAIASLYLLKSIPWRSGIPIFVCIACWFLSIFTLMPAQIPDNNQLVIASGAMIILIGLVARWLDLHAEGNKFWLSISNHGVKRPKFPMLFHLQALLVGLSSVMVSLSTSHRTEKQELLALHQLINWAIAGFSMVLPLFSANGLLSRLTSIFLGFAPPFLLLSIGYEAVFYGALALVLMAWILFENTVLYLSKVKKPSSSIKIVEDHLTLDHDTRCLQLSDVRIPLIFVRNTGSWMEIGNSISHFGIVSAQVVFVLLLFALTNVYTKDIKCDSALESSQKAM encoded by the exons ATGGGAGGTAGCGATGGGATCTTAGGCAACAGGGACATAGAAAGAAGCAAAGCAACTATAGGCAGCAACAGCACAAGAAGAAAATGGCTGAAGAGGCGAGAGACATGGCTTGTGGTTCTGGGTGTCATTCTTCACGCTGTTTACATGCTCAGTATCTTCGATATCTACTTCAAGACCCCCATTGTTCATGGCATGGACCCTGTCACTCCTCGCTTCAATGCCCCAGCCAAGCGCCTCGTGCTACTCGTTG cTGATGGTTTGCGTGCCGACAAGTTCTTTGAGCCTGATTCTGAAGGAAATTACAGAGCTCCATTTTTAAGAAGCATTATTAAAGGGAAAGGTCGCTGGGGAGTATCACATGCACGCCCTCCAACAGAGTCGAGACCTGGACATGTTGCTCTAATCGCTGGTTTCTATGAGGATCCAAGTGCAGTTACAAAAG GATGGAAAGCTAATCCAGTTGAATTTGATTCAGTATTTAATAGAAGCCACCATACATTTGCTTTTGGGAGTCCTGACATTGTTCCAATATTCTGCGGTGCTGTGCCACACAGCACATGGAATACCTATCCTCATGAGTATGAAGACTTTGCAACTG ATGCATCCTTTTTGGATGAGTGGTCTTTTGATCAATTTCAGAGCCTTTTAAATAGGTCCAATGAAGACTCAAAGTTGAAGGAGTTACTTCTACAGGATAATCTTGTAATATTTCTGCACCTACTTGGTTGTGATTCAAATGGTCATGCTCATAGGCCCTTTTCCTCCATCTATCTCAATAATGTAAAGGTTGTTGACTCTATAGCTGAAAGGGTTTATCATATGGTTGAAGATCATTTCAAGGACAACCGTACGGCATATATATTTACAGCTGATCATGGAATGAGTGACAAAG GAAGCCATGGAGATGGGCATCCTTCAAACACTGATACTCCCCTTGTTGCTTGGGGAGCTGGTGTTAAAAATCCCAAGCCAATATCAGGCACCAACCATTCTCATTGCAATTTTCGTTTTGTTGATGAACATATTCATGACGCACCGACACCCGTAGAATGGGGCCTTAATGAAATTGAAAGGGTGGATGTCAATCAAGCTGATATTGCACCACTCATG TCCACACTTGTTGGTTTGCCATGCCCTGTTAACTCAGTTGGAAGTCTACCCCTTGATTACATAAACATGACTGAG ATGGAAGAAGTTGAAGCTGTGGTATCAAATACAAAGCAAGTTCTCAACCAGTTTCTTCGCAAGTCGT ATATAAAGCAGTCAAATTCACTTTATTTCAAGCCTTTCAAGCAACTGGCCAATTATTCTGCTGTACTGGATCAAATTGAGCGTCTAATATCATTTAGAAACTATGAAGCTGCTATGAAGCTATCCGAAAATCTCAGAAGCTTGGCGCTTCAAGGACTTCATTATTTTCAAACTTATGACTGGCTGATGCTTATGACCATAATCACTCTTGGGTATATTGGTTGGATGATATATCTTTTTGTCCATGTGCTGCAATCTTATACTTCAATGCCAGGAAATATATCAAGAAAGGAGCAAGCAGCTCGTCAGAGAAGTTATACTGGAAAG ATAAACCTATGTGGATGTCTTTTCATGGGAGCACTTTCTATTCTACTTTTTCTGGAGCACTCTCCTCCCCTTTACCATGCATATACTACAATGACGGTATTCTTGTGGACCAGAATAATTAATGAATATTGGTCCATAAGAGCATTATGGATATACTTACGTGGAAGAAAATTCAACTATATCATTAAACTTGTAGTCACCAGTGCTGTGGCATTGTTCATTCTAGAACTTCTG GTGAATAGCTTCACTGACAGGAAGCTCTACACTTGGTGCTTCCTGATCACAGGGGCCATAGCTTCTCTTTATCTTCTTAAGTCAATTCCATGGAGATCTGGAATACCAATCTTTGTCTGCATTGCATGTTGGTTTTTGTCCATATTTACTTTGATGCCAGCACAAATTCCTGATAATAATCAATTAGT AATTGCAAGTGGAGCTATGATTATCTTGATAGGGTTAGTTGCAAGGTGGCTAGATCTGCATGCTGAAGGTAATAAGTTCTGGCTGAGCATCTCTAATCATGGAGTGAAGAGACCCAAGTTTCCCATGCTCTTTCATTTACAG gCACTTTTGGTTGGGTTATCTTCAGTTATGGTGTCTTTATCAACGTCTCACAGAACAGAAAAGCAAGAACTGCTTGCATTACACCAGTTGATAAATTGGGCTATAGCTG gTTTTTCGATGGTTCTCCCATTATTTTCAGCAAATGGCCTCTTGTCTCGGCTTACTTCTATATTTCTAGGTTTTGCACCTCCGTTCCTTCTTCTATCTATTGG ATATGAAGCTGTCTTCTATGGTGCTCTTGCTCTTGTACTAATGGCATGGATACTATTTGAAAACACAGTTCTATACCTAAGTAAGGTTAAAAAACCATCGTCTTCAATAAAAATTGTGGAGGATCATCTCACTCTTGATCATGATACTAGATGCTTGCAGCTATCTGATGTGAGGATTCCTTTAATCTTT GTCCGGAACACGGGAAGTTGGATGGAAATTGGTAATAGCATCAGTCACTTTGGAATAGTGAGTGCCCAAGTTGTATTTGTTCTGTTGCTGTTTGCCCTCACAAATGTATACACAAAAGATATCAAGTGCGATTCAGCACTCGAATCTTCTCAGAAAGCAATGTAA
- the LOC115976715 gene encoding GPI ethanolamine phosphate transferase 1 isoform X3, whose product MGGSDGILGNRDIERSKATIGSNSTRRKWLKRRETWLVVLGVILHAVYMLSIFDIYFKTPIVHGMDPVTPRFNAPAKRLVLLVADGLRADKFFEPDSEGNYRAPFLRSIIKGKGRWGVSHARPPTESRPGHVALIAGFYEDPSAVTKGWKANPVEFDSVFNRSHHTFAFGSPDIVPIFCGAVPHSTWNTYPHEYEDFATDASFLDEWSFDQFQSLLNRSNEDSKLKELLLQDNLVIFLHLLGCDSNGHAHRPFSSIYLNNVKVVDSIAERVYHMVEDHFKDNRTAYIFTADHGMSDKGSHGDGHPSNTDTPLVAWGAGVKNPKPISGTNHSHCNFRFVDEHIHDAPTPVEWGLNEIERVDVNQADIAPLMSTLVGLPCPVNSVGSLPLDYINMTEMEEVEAVVSNTKQVLNQFLRKSYIKQSNSLYFKPFKQLANYSAVLDQIERLISFRNYEAAMKLSENLRSLALQGLHYFQTYDWLMLMTIITLGYIGWMIYLFVHVLQSYTSMPGNISRKEQAARQRSYTGKINLCGCLFMGALSILLFLEHSPPLYHAYTTMTVFLWTRIINEYWSIRALWIYLRGRKFNYIIKLVVTSAVALFILELLVNSFTDRKLYTWCFLITGAIASLYLLKSIPWRSGIPIFVCIACWFLSIFTLMPAQIPDNNQLVIASGAMIILIGLVARWLDLHAEGNKFWLSISNHGVKRPKFPMLFHLQALLVGLSSVMVSLSTSHRTEKQELLALHQLINWAIAAKMQMCFQFHNQTTPNSTFGMLFSRYIIFRRNDHSLLFPGPEHGKLDGNW is encoded by the exons ATGGGAGGTAGCGATGGGATCTTAGGCAACAGGGACATAGAAAGAAGCAAAGCAACTATAGGCAGCAACAGCACAAGAAGAAAATGGCTGAAGAGGCGAGAGACATGGCTTGTGGTTCTGGGTGTCATTCTTCACGCTGTTTACATGCTCAGTATCTTCGATATCTACTTCAAGACCCCCATTGTTCATGGCATGGACCCTGTCACTCCTCGCTTCAATGCCCCAGCCAAGCGCCTCGTGCTACTCGTTG cTGATGGTTTGCGTGCCGACAAGTTCTTTGAGCCTGATTCTGAAGGAAATTACAGAGCTCCATTTTTAAGAAGCATTATTAAAGGGAAAGGTCGCTGGGGAGTATCACATGCACGCCCTCCAACAGAGTCGAGACCTGGACATGTTGCTCTAATCGCTGGTTTCTATGAGGATCCAAGTGCAGTTACAAAAG GATGGAAAGCTAATCCAGTTGAATTTGATTCAGTATTTAATAGAAGCCACCATACATTTGCTTTTGGGAGTCCTGACATTGTTCCAATATTCTGCGGTGCTGTGCCACACAGCACATGGAATACCTATCCTCATGAGTATGAAGACTTTGCAACTG ATGCATCCTTTTTGGATGAGTGGTCTTTTGATCAATTTCAGAGCCTTTTAAATAGGTCCAATGAAGACTCAAAGTTGAAGGAGTTACTTCTACAGGATAATCTTGTAATATTTCTGCACCTACTTGGTTGTGATTCAAATGGTCATGCTCATAGGCCCTTTTCCTCCATCTATCTCAATAATGTAAAGGTTGTTGACTCTATAGCTGAAAGGGTTTATCATATGGTTGAAGATCATTTCAAGGACAACCGTACGGCATATATATTTACAGCTGATCATGGAATGAGTGACAAAG GAAGCCATGGAGATGGGCATCCTTCAAACACTGATACTCCCCTTGTTGCTTGGGGAGCTGGTGTTAAAAATCCCAAGCCAATATCAGGCACCAACCATTCTCATTGCAATTTTCGTTTTGTTGATGAACATATTCATGACGCACCGACACCCGTAGAATGGGGCCTTAATGAAATTGAAAGGGTGGATGTCAATCAAGCTGATATTGCACCACTCATG TCCACACTTGTTGGTTTGCCATGCCCTGTTAACTCAGTTGGAAGTCTACCCCTTGATTACATAAACATGACTGAG ATGGAAGAAGTTGAAGCTGTGGTATCAAATACAAAGCAAGTTCTCAACCAGTTTCTTCGCAAGTCGT ATATAAAGCAGTCAAATTCACTTTATTTCAAGCCTTTCAAGCAACTGGCCAATTATTCTGCTGTACTGGATCAAATTGAGCGTCTAATATCATTTAGAAACTATGAAGCTGCTATGAAGCTATCCGAAAATCTCAGAAGCTTGGCGCTTCAAGGACTTCATTATTTTCAAACTTATGACTGGCTGATGCTTATGACCATAATCACTCTTGGGTATATTGGTTGGATGATATATCTTTTTGTCCATGTGCTGCAATCTTATACTTCAATGCCAGGAAATATATCAAGAAAGGAGCAAGCAGCTCGTCAGAGAAGTTATACTGGAAAG ATAAACCTATGTGGATGTCTTTTCATGGGAGCACTTTCTATTCTACTTTTTCTGGAGCACTCTCCTCCCCTTTACCATGCATATACTACAATGACGGTATTCTTGTGGACCAGAATAATTAATGAATATTGGTCCATAAGAGCATTATGGATATACTTACGTGGAAGAAAATTCAACTATATCATTAAACTTGTAGTCACCAGTGCTGTGGCATTGTTCATTCTAGAACTTCTG GTGAATAGCTTCACTGACAGGAAGCTCTACACTTGGTGCTTCCTGATCACAGGGGCCATAGCTTCTCTTTATCTTCTTAAGTCAATTCCATGGAGATCTGGAATACCAATCTTTGTCTGCATTGCATGTTGGTTTTTGTCCATATTTACTTTGATGCCAGCACAAATTCCTGATAATAATCAATTAGT AATTGCAAGTGGAGCTATGATTATCTTGATAGGGTTAGTTGCAAGGTGGCTAGATCTGCATGCTGAAGGTAATAAGTTCTGGCTGAGCATCTCTAATCATGGAGTGAAGAGACCCAAGTTTCCCATGCTCTTTCATTTACAG gCACTTTTGGTTGGGTTATCTTCAGTTATGGTGTCTTTATCAACGTCTCACAGAACAGAAAAGCAAGAACTGCTTGCATTACACCAGTTGATAAATTGGGCTATAGCTG CCAAAATGCAGATGTGCTTTCAGTTCCATAACCAAACTACACCAAATTCCACGTTTGGGATGCTATTTTCTCGTTATATCATTTTCAGACGTAATGACCATTCACTTCTTTTTCCTG GTCCGGAACACGGGAAGTTGGATGGAAATTGGTAA